The Streptomyces vinaceus genome contains the following window.
CCAACGAGGGCCGCGCGCTCCAGCTGCTCGCCGCCAACAACCTGATCACCCTCAAGGAGGGTGTCGGCACCGCCGCCAAGCTGTCCGACATCACCGACAAGAAGGGCCTGGAGTTCAAGGAGCTGGAGGCCGCCACGGTCCCGCGCGCCCTGAACGACGTGGACGCCGCGGTCATCAACGGCAACTACGCCCTGGAGGCCAAGCTCTCGCCCGCCAAGGACGCGCTGGTCCTGGAGAAGGCGGAGGGCAACCCGTACGCCAACTTCCTCGCGGTGAAGGCCGGCAACGAGAAGGACCCGCGGATCGAGAAGCTCGCCAAGCTCCTGGGCTCCGACGAGGTCAAGAAGTTCATCGAGGACAAGTACCAGGGCTCGGTCGTCCCCGCCTTCGGCACCCCGAAGGCCTGATACCGAACCGCTGATCGGCCCCGTACGCCCCCCGGGCGTGCGGGGCCGAGCGCTGCCCGCTTCCGGGCAACCCGGCCGCCACATCACACCGCCGATGCTGCATGCTGTGCCTACGGCCCGCACAAAGGTCCAGCAACGGCATGGAGCTGCGCATGACTACCACCTTCCCGGACGTCACCATCAGCACGGACCGGCTGGTGCTGCGCCCCTTCGACGGGGAGGACGTCAACGCGCTCGCCGAGATGATGAACGACGAGCACGTCACCGCCTGGACCTCCGCGCCGCACCCCTACACCCGCGCCGACGCCCACGCCTGGGCCACCGCGCACTCCCACGCGGAGCGCACCGAGGGCAGAGGCATCGTTTTTGCCGTCGCCGAATTCCTCACCCAGCGCCTCGTCGGCATCGTGCACCTCAAGAACACCAACTGGCGTACCCGCAGCACCGAGGTGGGCTACGTGACCGCCCCCTGGGCCCGCGGCGAGGGCTACGCCAGCGAGTCCGTACTCGCCGTCGCCCAGTGGCTCTTCCACGACCAGCGCTTCGAACGCCTCGAACTGCGCACCGCCGCCGACAACACCGCCTCCCAGCAGGTCGCCCAGAAGATCGGCTGCATCAGCGAGGGCGTCCTGCGCAACGCGTGGATGGTGCGCACCCAGACGCCCGACGGCTCCTGGACGGAAACCCGTACCGACCTCATCGTCTGGAGCCTGCTCCCCGAGGACATCGAGGACATGGACGAGTCGGACGGCTACAACGGCCACGACGACTACGGATACGGACGCGGCGCCCAGGCGGGCGCCGGCGGCTACGCCGTGGGCGCCGACTGGAGCTGACCGGGCCGACCCGATGACCAGGTAGTCTCACCGTGCCTGGCGCCCCGCCCGCCGGCTCCCGCCGACGAAGCTCCGCCCGCCCCCACCCCAGGAGACTGACGACGATGGCCGACCGGGTCACGGTGATCGGCTGGGACGGCTCGCCCCTGACCGCGGCCGCCCGGTCCGCGCTCTCCGCCGCCACCCTCGTGGCCGGCGCCGCCCACCACCTCGCCCTGCCCGAGGTACCGCCCACCGCCGAACGCATCCGCCTGGGCAGCCTCTCACTCGCCGCCCGCCGCATCGCCGGCCACCGCGGCACCGCCGTCGTCTTCGCCGACGGGGACCCCGGCTTCTTCGGCGCCGTACGCACCCTGCGCGCCCCGGAGCACGGCCTGGAGGTGGAGGTCGTCCCCGCGGTGTCCTCCGTCGCCGCCGCCTTCGCCCGCGCCGGAATGCCCTGGGACGACGCCCAGGTCGTCGTCGCCCACCCCCGTACGCTGCGCCGCGCCGTCAACGTGTGCCGCGCCCACGGCAAGGTCGCCGTCCTCACCTCTCCCGGCGCCGGACCCGCCGAACTGGCCCTGCTGCTCGGCGGGGTCCACCGCACCTTCGTCATCTGCG
Protein-coding sequences here:
- a CDS encoding GNAT family N-acetyltransferase, whose protein sequence is MTTTFPDVTISTDRLVLRPFDGEDVNALAEMMNDEHVTAWTSAPHPYTRADAHAWATAHSHAERTEGRGIVFAVAEFLTQRLVGIVHLKNTNWRTRSTEVGYVTAPWARGEGYASESVLAVAQWLFHDQRFERLELRTAADNTASQQVAQKIGCISEGVLRNAWMVRTQTPDGSWTETRTDLIVWSLLPEDIEDMDESDGYNGHDDYGYGRGAQAGAGGYAVGADWS